One window of Caldisericum exile AZM16c01 genomic DNA carries:
- a CDS encoding NAD(P)/FAD-dependent oxidoreductase produces MKNYDILIIGGGITGLSTAYYLVRNGVKSVAIIEKSYVGSGSTGRCGTGIRQQFTTREHIVLMRESVKIWQYWEESLPLPIHFRQGGYLWLLRSEEALNEYKNHVRLQNLFGVPSRIISREEIKEIVPDLNLEGIIGASWCPTDGSAYPQDVLDSLRVFLINSGIKIFDYEEVLDFELKSGRITEVITNKDKYSVSSVLLATGSDTKRLANKLGIDIPLENYKHQIVVSEPLKIFLSPMVVDGSLYFTQTYRGRIIGGTDTNEPPQENLDTSYEFVEKFSNELIRVFPKLASVRLMRQWAGFYVVTPDKHPIIGGTPIPNLYIGTGYSGHGFMLGPIVGKLLAHYITHGMFFLEEANNLTLSRFKEGKLIIEKAVIG; encoded by the coding sequence GGGCTTTCAACTGCATACTACCTTGTAAGAAATGGTGTAAAGAGTGTTGCGATTATTGAAAAAAGTTATGTTGGATCGGGCTCCACAGGTCGGTGCGGCACGGGTATTAGACAACAATTTACAACAAGAGAACATATCGTTTTGATGCGTGAATCTGTAAAAATCTGGCAGTACTGGGAAGAAAGTTTGCCATTGCCAATTCATTTTAGGCAAGGAGGATATCTTTGGCTTTTACGAAGTGAAGAGGCACTCAATGAATATAAAAACCACGTAAGACTTCAAAACCTTTTTGGTGTCCCAAGTAGAATTATATCAAGAGAAGAAATTAAAGAGATTGTACCAGATTTAAACCTTGAAGGAATTATTGGTGCATCGTGGTGTCCTACCGATGGCTCTGCATACCCACAGGATGTGCTTGATTCATTAAGGGTTTTTCTTATAAATAGTGGGATCAAAATTTTTGATTATGAAGAGGTCTTGGATTTTGAACTAAAGAGCGGAAGAATTACCGAGGTTATTACAAATAAAGATAAATACTCTGTTTCTTCTGTTTTGCTTGCAACTGGATCTGACACGAAAAGGTTAGCAAATAAACTTGGAATAGATATTCCTCTTGAGAATTATAAGCACCAAATTGTGGTTTCAGAGCCTCTAAAAATTTTTCTTTCTCCAATGGTTGTTGACGGATCGCTTTATTTTACACAAACTTACAGGGGGCGAATCATAGGTGGGACTGATACAAATGAACCACCTCAGGAAAATCTTGATACAAGTTACGAATTCGTCGAAAAATTTTCAAATGAACTAATAAGAGTGTTTCCGAAACTTGCTTCAGTAAGGCTCATGAGGCAATGGGCTGGGTTTTATGTCGTGACTCCTGACAAACATCCTATCATTGGTGGAACTCCTATACCAAATCTCTACATTGGCACAGGTTATTCAGGACATGGGTTTATGCTTGGGCCAATTGTTGGGAAACTTCTTGCACACTACATAACCCATGGGATGTTCTTTCTTGAAGAGGCAAATAATCTAACTTTATCACGCTTTAAAGAAGGAAAGTTGATTATTGAAAAAGCAGTTATAGGGTAA